Below is a genomic region from Ascaphus truei isolate aAscTru1 chromosome 8, aAscTru1.hap1, whole genome shotgun sequence.
GTCCTTCGTGTACCTCCTGTTACTTTCCATCCATGGGAAAGTTAATCCTGTCAGGTTGTTAATATTATTCATGCTCCCAACACTTGGAACTGTTGGCATCCCAGTAGAAATAGGCTGGTGGACGCTTGTACCCAGAGGTCTATGTGCAGGAACCCTAATAACCCCAGCAGAATTCAGGTTATTCCCATTCATATTCATCCCCATGTTCATGTTGTAGGAACCAGTCAAAGATGCCATACTGCAGGCATTGTTATTGTATCCTCCGTTGTTGTTGTTGCCGTAATTGCCGGTCATTGTGTTATAAGCACTGCTTACAATGCACCCCAAGCCATAGTCCGAGTCTTGGAGCCTGGAGCTGGAGATCATACAACTCCCTTGGTCTGGATTGTTCAAAATCTGATCAATCCCAAAACTGATGGGTTCTGCGTGGGTCTGGTGGATATGGTGAGCCCCTATGTGATCCATGCTGttctaaaaaaaaacctttccaaAGTATGGTGGTCCTCCAGTCCAGGGGTGTTGTTATCAGTTTggagataaaaaaacaaaaccccaaaacaaaacaaaatgttgCTTGGTTTCGCTTCAATTGTTGCCAAATCCTTAGGCAGGATGAAAGAGAAAAGAAGGACGAGCTGAAGTAGATGGGGCTTTTTTTTGCATTTGCTTTAGTGCTCGTTGTGGAAACTGGGACATCAATCATAATGCCAGCAGGCCTGGGTGAGAGGGAGCTTCTAGTCTTAGGCTCCTGGATGTTCATTGGCTGGAGGCTGAGAAGAGAGTCTTGAATGACAACCTGAAAAAGGAGTTTCTCTCACGGCCAAACCCAAAAGCAGTGAACTGCCAGAACTAAGCCTTATAAAGTCAAGTCAACCAGTTAGGATAGGCGACAGCGTGCACATGGGGTTTATATCTTTTACAGTTTTCTATGCAAAATACAATACATGACGTTAAGCCAACACCAAAAAGCGTTTTATATCTCTGGTTTTGcatttgatgtgtgtgtgtgtgtgtgtgtgtgtatatattatataatatatatatatttatttttctgattattgtattgtacacacacacacacacaatataaatatatatatatatataaatatatatatatatatatatatatatatatatatatatatatatatatatatatatatatatatatatacatacatacatatatatatatatacatatacatatacatatacacatatacatatacatatacatatacatatatatatatatatatatatatatatatatatatactatatatatatatatatatatatatatatatatatatatatatatatatatatatatatatatacagtatatatatatatatatatatatatatatgtatatgtatatgtatatgtatatgtgtatatgtatatgtatatatatatatgctgcttTGGGATTCAATGACTGTAACTGTAACTATATTTGCAAACGTTCTGAATTTAGACCTATATTTATATTCTTGTTAATGCATATATTTCAATAACTGTCTGTGTACGGATTATACTGCAAACATATTACAAAAAGAAACATTTAGACAAGTATACATGTAAGCACATTTTCATTTCAACGATGCAAATGGTAAATGTGATGCTTGCTTTAACAATATATATTATTCTAGATTTATTTATAGGTAAATAATAGGGAACATGATATCGAGTTGACATACAAAATGTGTATAAATTGATAAGCGGTTATCACTATAATTTGCTTAACACAAGGTAATACATCTTCCATATACAATTTATGTCAATTACCTTTCAATTGTGCAATTAAGGTTTGAGTAATGGTTCTTGTGTAGGGTGTACCTTGTAACAATGAATCTTCATAGTTCTCATCTTGTTATCGTGTTTGTAATTGTTGTGTAtaaataattatgtttattttatgCGGGTATGGATGTTTTACTCACTTTTACACATATTGTGAGCAGATTGGACACAACCTTATAATGTATCAGTTAATCAGGTCCCTAATTGGCCGAAACACGAGGTTCCCTAACTCCTCTTGGCAGGACACTGCAGCACTTTCGCAGTATCTGTTAATTCGGTTTATTTTTTCTCTCGTAATTAGACGATTTAGTTTGTTTACAAACTAACACTTTTAAGTTGTAATGTCTAGTTCGATATCACAATGCGTGTAAACTGAGACTGTTCTGATTAAAGGTCAGATAAAATTACATTGAGCCAGAAGTCCTTACCGAAGCCTTGGGCAATAATTAGtgattctctctcttcttccattTCTAGCTGTTTCTCTCTTTGTTTTTCTACAGTATCTTTGTCTCTTCCCTGTCTGCCACTGTCTTAATTCCTTCCACTTGAACCCAAGCACAATGGGACACATCTCATTCTGCACAAAATCAGTATCCCAGATAATGTTATATTGCATTCTGAACTAGGTAGAATTCTTGAGGGTTCAAAAGTCAGAAATAAATTACATTGCTGAACCATGTCATGCCATAGGTGTATGTGCCCAAATATACCCAatcaagaataaaaaatatactgAACTTTCTACTCTGAAACCTATAACATTAAGTGCCCAGCTGTGATCTGTTGTGATTTTTGCACTAATTTAAATTACAACAGCAGCAATCACGGGTTTAGGGAGTCTACGTGTTTCATTTACAAAAGCAGCCATGTTCAACTGTGTTTCTACATCGTCTTAAATAAATTGGCAATTATGATTTTATTGGCATAACATTTTGAAAGTGTCAGGTTTTGTAGTATAGAAAAATAAGTTGCTTACTCATAATGAGGAATAATGGAAATATAATAGACGCTGTCCTATTCATAACAAACAGGGCTTCTGTCATACTTTGCTAGTTTTACAGGTCAGATATATTGCTGAACTTGTGTATAACTAAGTAAACCCGAGTCCATCTGAAACTGATATGAAACTGCAATATTAATAATCGAGTGTTCAGTCTAAGCTATCTTGCCTATTATTAATGACTATTATTTTATGCTATCCTATCCTCTTATGGATAGGTATGACACTACAATactttatgtaatatatatatatatatatatatatatatatatatatatatatatatatatatatatatatatatatatatatatatatatatatatatatatatatatatatatatatatatatatatcacccagcacacagcatttccactgcagcaagggattctgggaaatgacatgcaaatgagcatatatatatatatatatatatatatatacagtatatatattaagtGTActtcaatgttatatatatatatatatatatatatatatatatatatatatatatatatatatacacaatggaGAGTAGTTGGCACTCAGGTGTATGCAGTAaaaggtaggtgcatgtcccttaGCAGTAGTTAACAGATaggggtgttcctcacagcagtggtgcagccgcagcaacgcaataggaacgagacagcactcagaggtaattttcaaaaagattgtattagagtaGGTGGCACAAATGCATTTAGGTGGGAATATCcctgcgctatatatatatatatatatatatatatatatatatatatatatatatatttatatatatatagccaataaagaatatctcttgcgagcacattcacatgtcttagacaggtctgcaaccctacctttcaaccattatcacctagcatatagtGTTTCCAGTGCtgagaaattacatgcaaatgagcacacaatgtgtcaccttttgcctgaaatccatttacatggaatCCATATAAGCAAacgctctgctgttcacacagtttttaagcacagcatgggattagatgcaaagccagtgaaaccattcacagacatgtttcaaccttaatgggtctcatcagtgtgaggttggttgtactgactTTTCatggctgggtaggtttaccatacacattgtaagttatggtgggtgaaaaggcgacaaaaaacctccacctttagcatatagccaataaagaatatcacttgtgagcacattcacatgtcatagACAGGTCAGCAAATGTGGAGGTTTTATATCGCCCTTTTCACCCATATAACTtaaaatggagagagagagagagagagagagagagtgtgtgtgtgtgtgtgtgtgtgtgtgtgtgtgtgtgtgtgtgtgtgtctgtgtgtactggAGGCACTTTCTACAATTACTGAATAGAGTATACAGCATGTTAGTTATTATGTTATATAACTGATTCACTTAATATTACCTCCACCTATTGCCTAATTCAGATGTTCCCAACTCCCGTCTCACAGGGCTACTGACAGAGCGGGGTTTAAGGCtatgttatttatataataaacatgtCTTCCAACTTTTGAGTCAGTTTTATTCCATAATATTTGGGCAAAAGATAACAAGCCATATGTAGAATTCGCATGTACACCCGATTACTAAATATATTTGCACCAAAAACGAAACAAAATAGTACAAAAAGTATGTAAACAGGGTGCTTTCACTTAACCATAAAATCAGTTTGTGTAAgccataaaaaaatgtattttggatacttaatacagtatattttcttGTCTAGATATTACTCATGTAAACTGAAAATAATCCATTGAGCAAgagaatataataaatataatatatttttctaaTTTTTCCTTGTGTATTGTCATCATTCAGTCACATTCCTTGTTGTATGTTAATGAGTTTGTAGTTTGCTATTATTGTGTATACTCAGTCAGTtgcttttaaaaaaacaacatttgggGAATCTTTATTAAATGTATGTGTGGTAGGTATATTATACTATTGAATAGTTGTGTCATATAACAGAGGCCAAGTCACGAGGGAAAAACGaatccaaagagcttacacttcAAAGGAGATAAGTGACATGCTCAATGTCACACATTAAGCACTGGGTCTCTAATTGCTGTCTCTAACTTCAAAGGCCAGGGATTTAGCAGCAatattactcaatgcaatatagcGAACTCGCCCTGACGAAGGTCCctttgtggaccgaaacgttgtaaATACGGACTTTCATACCCAGCGTTTGATGAATACTTTAACTGCGTCTTGCTGTTCTTGAACTTCATCCAGATCAACTCCGTGATGTTTGTCCTGGTTGCTGCCCTAGGTGATGTATAtgcttatctatctatctatctatctatctatctatctatctatctatctatctatctatctatctatctatctatctatctatctacagtctctctctgtgaaaaACAAAAGTAGATAGAACAGGCTCTCCAATCTGCAAATGATGTGAATTTAATAGCTCAATGTTATGGCCCATGTATGAGCGGTTCATCTTATTTGCAGATTGGAGTATCTGTTctacttttgtttttttgtattactCATTGGACTGTATGCACCCTAGTGTACACCATTGCGCTCTGTTCCTGATTTATACATATAAAAGTAGTATCTTGCCTGGGCGCAAACCGCTGGGGACAGGAATACAGAGAAGATGGAAGCAGGCActgcaggacttagaaaaagaaatacagtTTATGGCAAAACTACCAACGTTTTGGCTCTCTACATGAGCCTTTATTAAGGAGAAGGGCTCCTGTTGAAAGCCGAAACGTTGGCAGGAGGTTTTGCAATAAACGTTACTTATTTTTCCAAGTCCTGGAgtgcctgatttttttttttatatatatatatatatatatatatatatatatatatatatatatatatatatatatatatatatatatatatatatatatatatatatatatatatatatatatatatatatatatatatatatatatatatatatatgatatatctatctatctatctatctatctatctatctatctatctatatatatatatatatatatatatatattacacacacacacacgcatatatatacacacacacaatttatagTTACCTTTTCATTTTCGCACAGAAAAAGTatactatatataataaataaccgAACCTTATTTAATGATGATCTGAGAAAGGGTTAGCGTACGCAATGAAGCATTGTGGGCCAAAGGGTGTACTGCTATTGTATTGTTGTCTTGCTTAGTAATTGGAAGAAaaacaatatttttaaaaaatgatgatgatgatgatgataagatTTTTGTAGTAGATTTTCTTAGGATTACTGGGATCAAAGTGACAGTGACAAGTTAAAATGGCTAGAAAACTCCTTCTGCTGGTGGGAACATTGGGAGTGCATTATAAAGTATTGATTGCCAGGCGCTTTGGGGCTCATTCCTTTAACATCCCGCATTAAGATATTAATATTTCATATGAGATCCTTTTTTTGTCCAGCAATTGACCGACATTAAAATTTAATGGAATGATCTGCGTCCCAGATTCAGAAGCTTGTCATCCCATTAGCAAAAATGGGAGCTTTACACTCACAGGTAAATAATTCAAAGGGAATGCTGTATTTTCTGCCATGAGGTCTACACAGATAAAAGCCAGAACCTTTATTGCATGTGCAAAATCGTATTGTCACATTTTCCTAAATTACTGCCACATTAATAAAGCACATATCAGTGTAACGTACATGTCATAATCAGACTGATAAATCAAATTATAGGCTACAATTTTCATAATAATATTTCTATCTGTTGTTTTGTGATGAAAACTTGATAtaagacaaaaaaatatatatgagtgACATATATCACTCATATACCCAGATGATGCTCGTTATATTATGCTTATTTAATGAATAGACAACCCTAGTACTAGAATATTTCTGTAGTATTGTTATACTAAGAATAAAACACGAAGTAAAGAATGAAATCTACCCTGGGTAGCTATCAAATAGCGGCCACTTATACCCATAACAGAACATGCCCCAACCATATGTAACAGATATTACAAAGTATAATCCATGATGGTTCAGCTAGCTGCTCCCCATCTGCTTATAGCTATGCACTTCATCCTTTTAGAAGACTCCAATAGGAATCCAAAAATCAAACTCAATTATTGAACGCTTCCCTCCAAAGCCTTCTAGAGTGTCCCGAACAATCACCCGGGCTGGCAATTGCTCCACTTGAGTGCTAAATAAATATTTCTATTCATGGTTTGCTAGGTGTCAATAACAATTTGGAGGAAGCCCTCTACACAATTCAAGCAAGTACAGTTGCAATAATGTGTTAGAACGTTAAATGGTAACAAATCTGATACAACTGGACACTttgatatatgtgtatatatatatataaaatatattataatatatatatatatatatatatatatatatatatataaaagtaactTTAGTAGCATGaacataaatgtgtgtatatatatatatatatatatatatatatatatatatatatatatatatatatatatatatatatatatatatatatatatatatatatatatatatatatatatatattaaagtagCTTTAGTAGCATGAACATAAATGTgtacaccataacttaaaatgtgatggtatatatatgcacatacacatatacagtatatatatatatatatatatatatatatatatatatatatgcacacatttATGTTCATGCTACTAAAGCCTTAGGTATATGTGACCCATGAAAATGAATTTTTAGATTGGTGATTAAAATCTAATACACGTTTACTGCATAATTTGGAAGCAAGGGAATGCGAGGGATTTCCTTTTCTCTTTAAGGTGTACACAAGTAGAATAGAGGCACCTTAACTGAAAGGCCAATTTAGTCGGTGATAGACAACGTGTAAGTGTGTAAGGGGTCTGATCACCTCTCTGTCTGCCTGGATCTCCCTTCCTGAATCCCATGTCTGTGAGGATCAGATTTCCAGCTCTACCTGCCTAGCTTTTGACTTGTGAACTCTTCTGGGAACCTTCTGGCGCCAGCTCCATCAACCAAACTTCTTGTGGTTAGGAAGAGAAGAAACACTCAGATGGAGCAGAGGAGCTGATGAAGGTTTCAAGAAGTCCCCTTTACATCTTTAATTGCAATCCTAAAGCTACGGATTATTTTACTGGAGAATTGCCCTACAAGAGAGAGTTAAAACAAAACCAACCTTCTGTCTCACATTGTTACTGCTCAAGTAGCACATCATAGATTCATGTGATTTGTTACTATGAAATTCAGTGAGATTCATTATTTAGTTGTCTATTTATTGAAATATTTCATTTATTCTTTGTATTCAAATGTCACCAGAGTCTGTTAAAAGTGGAATCCCAGTTTGCATCACAGCTGCAAATCCCATACAAGCATTTAGTCCTGTAACTGTATATCTATCATATTTAACAACTGTTTCATAATGTAAGACGTGCTCAACATGGATATACGTCACATACCGCTTATATATGGCTATTTGTAGGTGCTTAGGAAATAAAGCAGCAGTAAATTCAAACCTGCAATCAGAGCTGTTTTTTTACAATTGATTTGATGGGATATTAGTTCAAGTTTGTATGCAATTCACTGGGAGGAATGATGAAGATGGACTTTTAGAGTCAGGGTGTCACTAGGAAGCCCCTATCCCCCCTGTTTGTTCCAGTGAGGGAAGTAACACATAGCAGAAGTTAAGAGT
It encodes:
- the TLX1 gene encoding T-cell leukemia homeobox protein 1 isoform X2 encodes the protein MDHIGAHHIHQTHAEPISFGIDQILNNPDQGSCMISSSRLQDSDYGLGCIVSSAYNTMTGNYGNNNNGGYNNNACSMASLTGSYNMNMGMNMNGNNLNSAGVIRVPAHRPLGTSVHQPISTGMPTVPSVGSMNNINNLTGLTFPWMESNRRYTKDRFTGHPYQNRTPPKKKKPRTSFTRLQICELEKRFHRQKYLASAERAALAKALKMTDAQVKTWFQNRRTKWRRQTAEEREAERQQANRILMQLQQEAFQKSINQPLQPDPICIHNSSLFALQNLQPWSDDTSKITSVTSVASACE